The segment GGCTGTGGCCCGGagcacagtgctcagcacagagctgcctgcatGCAGGCGTCTCATTGACCCACTGGCACACATCAGGGATGACCCAGCACTAAGCTTTTAATTTCAACTCATTACAACGCAGCCTCCATCCTACACTCTCTCCCACACCCATCTCAGCCGTTCCGATGTCTGAGGGCTGAGATGGGCCATGTGCTcgtcctgcagcagcagcacaagtgCAGCAGCACCGTGCCCTGCCCTGACAGAACCACTGGAGGAGGGAGAACTGCACGTGGAGAACCCGTTTTCCCCTCACACCAATgaagtgcagcacagctctgtagcacacacagagcacgtgagctccagcctggagacagacagagctgctgcagctgggtcagtggagagaaagaagagcacAAAGTGGTGCTGTGCTAAGACTGATGCAGAGCCGTCCCACCATCAGGACACACTGTGACTTACCTCCGAGTCCTCAGCGCTTTCATAATCTGACAGCACGGCtgtaggggagaaaaaggaggcGATGTGAAGGCAGGAACAGCAGCAcggctccctgcagcaccacgGCGTGGGCCGCCATCAGCAAACACAAcacacagccccatagcagagcgtcacacagcagcaggaacagcgCTGTATGCAGGGGGAGCCGGGGGGGCTGAGCTGCACCCCATGCACGTATTACAACACCCCCTTGCAGGCACATAGTGCGGGCACACAGCAGTCACTCACCATCGCCTTCAATGCCGTCCTCGCTTTcctagagagagaaaaaggcgctttagagcagaagagcagcagccgCCATCGCACACTGTGCATCCACATCCACATCCACATCCACATCCACATCCACATCCACATCCACATCCACATCCACACCGGGCACGGCGGGACGGGAACGGACACCGAACCGGGAACACACACACCGGGACATACACCCCCACCCACACACcggctcccccccccccactcacACACTCGGACTGCGGGCCGCTTTTGGCCTCCCCTCCCCCGGCCGCGCTCTCTGCCGCCCCTCGGCCGCGCGGCCCCGCGCTCAGAGCCCCGGAGGCGCCTCTCGGAGGCCGGTGTGAAGGTCGCGGCGAAGCGGAACCGGAGCGGGAACGGGCGGCGCTGCCGGCGGAGTCTCCGCTGTCGGAGGCGGCCGAGTCCGAGTCGTCCTCGCTGTCCTGCGAGGCGCGCTGCCGCCGCCGGTCCGCCATCTTGGGGCGACCGCAGAGGCGGGCGGCGCCGCGGGGCACCACGGGAACGGACTACGGCTCCCGGCGGGCCTCGCGAGAGATGACGTCACGAGGCGCGCCCTCCCGGCGGCCCCCGCTCCCCGGTACCGGAGGCGGAAGTGACGTCACGCGCGAGACGGCGCCGAGGCCAAAGGTCgcggatggggggggggaaaaaaaggaagaggaaacgAGTCGGAGCCGTTGTTTTTTTCCGCTTTTATtgcaaaaaccaaccaaaaaatggaggaaaaaaaaacaaaaccaaaaaaaaccataaaCCGGAACAAACAAACGAACGGACCGAACGGCTGCGAAGAGTCAGCACCGGAAACGGGGGGGGGTCACACAGCGGGAGGGAACAGGCCGcaaggatggggggggggggttggttaCAGAACGGGGCCGTTCAATGAACGGAGGCGGCTCAATGAACGCATGGACAGGCCGCAAAGCACGGACTGTTAATAACGGCCGGTACCGAACGACCCTCCTTCGGTACAACCCTCCTCCTTCCCAACGCTCCTCCCGCCCCTTTAAGGGACCGGCAGCTCAATGGCGGCGCTGTCCGAAGCTGCAGCCCGTCGAGCTGCCTCCCGGCCCCGGTCCTGCCCAATGGGAGCCCGTTGTTTGCCCAGGAGGGAGGAACGCAACGGGCTCAAAGCGCTGGGATGAGTCTGAAACGTGTTGGAAGAGAACGAGAACAAAACCGGGCTGTGGAAGGGACAAAAGGAACCTTGAACCGGAACGTACAGGGAGAGCAACCGGCTGCGCTGCTATTTCCTGCAGGTCCGGTGCGGGGTTTGCTTCTTCTGCACCTCCAGCCGGCAGCGGCTGCGCTCATCCAGCCAGGGCAGCTCAAAGTTCCTGCAAGCACAACCAGCGCTCAGAACCAGCACCCAGCACCATCCACAGCGCCCCCAGCGCCCTCTGTACTCACTGTGGGGTCAGTTTGGGTAAGGGGCGGCCAAAGGCAACGACGGGCAGGTAGGGGGTGATCAGCAAGCTTTCCACTGCGGGAGAGATACGGCATGATGGAGCTGCAGAGGGcaggcagccctgtgcacagcGGCACCAACAGGCAACTCACCGTCATCCGGCTCAGGGAAAAATGAGGTAACTTCAGGCTCCGACTCctgaattcctttccttttataCATTCTGAGCTGCAGTCGCTGTAAAATTCTTTGTTCCCTGATCCTCTGGATGTCCCATCTGGAAAACAGCGACACGCAggcagtgaggagctgcagctgggtgcAGGCAGCCGTGCATGGCAGCGGGAGCTGCGTTTGCAGCACTGCATTGATTGCTACCTTTTCCTTCGTTTTTCATCCAGCTCCAGTTTTGCATGCCGCTTGGAAAACACGCTGTCATCGAGGTTCTGCAGAGACAGAAAGGGAGATGGGCGCTCCTTCCAGCACCCATTTGTCCCCCCCTCACCCGCTGCCTTCACCCTCTGCCCACCCCATAATACAGCACAGTTTATTCCTCTCCAACAGCCCCAGAGGAGCCCTTCTGGGGTTTAAGACCAATGAGGAATGGATGTGACAGGGCCCCAGCCCCACGAGCAGAACAAACGCTCCCAGTGACTTTCCTGGAGCAGCCAAACAGCCGTGGGGATTGCTTGGACCTTGGTTCTGATGGTGACAAAGTGGCTGCTGCAACCTCAGCCACGCACACAGGGCCAGCCACGACTCATACGTACCTCCAGGATGTCTGAGGGGTTGGGGTCTCGTAGGGGCTCCACAACATGGTCCCTCCAAGATGGAACTGCAGGGGGAAGGTTCAGACATTAACCCAGCACAGAGGCACCACGGGCTGACTCTACACCACCAGTCCCAAGCACCAGAAAGCTTCAGCCAGGCTGCCCTGGATTGGCAGCATAGGAAAGGCTGGAAGCTGCCCTGGtctcacagcagagctgaggtgcTGGGAGGGAATGCAGAGGCCTCCTCCTCACTCACACGACATTTTGCTATCCAGCGTTTGCAGGCAGCTGGCAATGCAGCAGACCTGGCAGCTCCCCATTCCCACTGTGCTCCCTCCACCTGCCTGCTGGGCACCTTGCAGAGCTCAAGGCCTTCCCAAGTCAGGCTGCACTCTGGGGTTTGGAGGACAACACCCAGGCAGAGGTGGCCCAGCAGGAGGCAGGGATTCTACCCGGGCACTCTGGTGAGGAACAAACATAACACATTTCCCAACCACCAGCAGGAAGTTGCTTCACGTTTGGCTCAAAACAGGCACACAGGCTGTGCTGGAAACCAGGCTGGTTtgacacacacagagcagggccCGGAGCCCCCTGCCCTGCCacccagcacaggcagcaccaGCCAGAGAAGGGGCCCGGAGCGCTCGTGCAGCGcagacaatctgctccatatCTCCAGTGCATCCggagcactgctctgtgccagctctGGGCTCCCGAGGCAGGCAATGCTCCGCCGGCTGCCGGCCCTGCCTGCACACCCTCTGCAGGCTCTCCATCGCTTACTTGCTACAGTCTCCTCCTTCTTTGGGGAGGGCTCTCGTAACGGCAACGGTGATGGGGGGGGCTGATGCCAGCGACACAAGTACATTTCCGTGGTGGAAAGGTAGGGCAGATCGTCTATCTCGCTGAAGAAGCCCTTTTCCTTGGGGTGGCTGCTGGGGCCCTTCAGTGGGGCGGAGGGTCTGAGCGGGGTCTCCAGCAGCGACCTGTTTTTTTCTGGAGTCTCTTGGCTCCTCAGTTCTCGTTTGCAAACAGTTTCAGACAAAGAACCACTCGACTCGTCTTTCACCGGAGAGTGCTTCAGACTTTTCCCCTTCACCTTTGAGAACTCGGACACCAACTTCTTCACGGGCGTTTTCCTCTCCGTGCTCCCAAACgctgtttttctgcaagagaaaggaacgaaggctgagctgcagcacccagagctgcagcacccagagctgccagcacccagagctgccagcacccagagctgccagccccgcaggctgctgctgctgcaccccCAGTTCCAAGACATCTTCCCCTCCTGGGTGCATCTCAAACACAATGAGACTAAGCAGGaggggaggcaggaggaagggaaaCCCACGGCCAGCACTGCACT is part of the Excalfactoria chinensis isolate bCotChi1 chromosome 24, bCotChi1.hap2, whole genome shotgun sequence genome and harbors:
- the MSL1 gene encoding male-specific lethal 1 homolog; translated protein: MRSTTAFRAGGGERTGAAGERREEEEEEGEEEEGRPPPRRPKEPPLGAHKGRAGGGGAPGGAPGPPAESWAGPVPLAGGKQGGAGDASGRPRYQAVLPGHGAAPAADKESAGAGSAEPGPPPPPPPPPAEAKWRSAARRSGMGAGGGSPGQAACLRQILLLQLDLIEQQQQQLQAKEKEIEELKAERDTLLARIERMERRVQLVKKDTEREKHRIFQGFEVDEKAEAEVCEKLPLECPQELLEPSQTLQPKHFPYGRNGKGHKRKTAFGSTERKTPVKKLVSEFSKVKGKSLKHSPVKDESSGSLSETVCKRELRSQETPEKNRSLLETPLRPSAPLKGPSSHPKEKGFFSEIDDLPYLSTTEMYLCRWHQPPPSPLPLREPSPKKEETVAIPSWRDHVVEPLRDPNPSDILENLDDSVFSKRHAKLELDEKRRKRWDIQRIREQRILQRLQLRMYKRKGIQESEPEVTSFFPEPDDVESLLITPYLPVVAFGRPLPKLTPQNFELPWLDERSRCRLEVQKKQTPHRTCRK